The window TACATTGGTAACAGCTGATACAAAAATAGCATTTACAGTTCATTTGGTGACATTCTCAATGAGGCCTAGTCAGACCATATCCTCTCTAAGAACAGCTAAGGCAAAATCAACATCTACAAATGTACAGGGTATCTCTTCATCTGGAGCCAACAATCTCATGTTTACCTCAGTGCCAGAAAACATCTCTGGGGCCCTTTCTTCTGTGATATTCCCCACATTCACTGGAACTCAGAGTCCACAGCCAGATATTAACTGTGAACCAACACACAGAACTTTAAGTCCTGGAATTGCATTTGCACCTACAGCTGGTGAACACATGATTACTCTGACTTCCATAACAGCTTCCATACCCAAGGCATCTGAGTCAGATCTCACATCTAGAACTGCCAATATGACAACTTGGACTTCCAGACCAGATCAGACATCTATGAAAATAACCACCTTGCTTACATTTATGGCTAATGAAAATTTCACATCAATATTTCATGGGGGTACTACTAATTCAGAATATTTATCTTCAGCTACTAATATTAtaaacctatcagaaacatacaCAGCGAGTGAGGCTATCACTACTACTGACACTACTGCAGGAAAATATACAATAGCTCTATCCAAATTGACATCTCCACGATCTTCTAATTTCTCTGCAGCTCCCCAAATCCAATCTGTAACTAATATGCCTAAGTTTAAACTTACGACCTTACTACTAAAAACCAACGTTATGCCTACAGTAGTTGCAAGTGAACTTTCTTCACTAACAAAGAGGACTATTATTCCAGCAGTAGGTGTAGCATCAACCCTTACTGTTAAACAAAGTTTTCCTACTAAAGAAAGCACTTCTGAGATtacacaaacagaaacaaatgatGCAAGTGTGTTTGCAGATATAACAGTGCTTATGCCCAAAtctacaacaacaaaaagactcaATGTtaccatgacaaaaaaaaaaaaaaaacaacttcccCTTATCTTAAGGGAAAATCAGCTAAGCAGACAGTAACTGAGGTTTCTGCACTTTCAACAGTGCTGGAAACAACAGGTGAATCAGCACAAATGTTAACTTCAATCACTGATTCCCCTTTTCCTGACACAGACATGTCGACTATCCCATCAGACGATGAAAGTTCACCTACTAAAGTGGAAGGAAATTGGCTGTCAACAAAATGGGTGAGTAGTACATGTGAGAGTTCATCCAAGGTACctacagaaatctttcattccaTCTACACCTATTCAGCACATTGGACTTCTGAAAATCCCAGGGGGAATTCTGGGAGCACACACACATTGCTAGAAGCCCTGAGTGCTTCTGCTACAAGAATATTTGGGGACAATTTCACCACCACCTCCACAGACATGCCAGCTACATCCTTGCCTGCTGGTATCTTACAGACTTCAATTACTCATTCCTCAGCACTTCTTACTCCTGTCCCCTCCATGTCCTTACTGCCAATTAATCTCTCTGCTGTTACCTCGGTGGTGATATCTGAGCACTCTACACTGATCAGGGATTTTTCCACATCTGTGCTCTCAgacatcttgattctctcatcagCTACAGTGATCACGGCACGGGTAGCACCATTGGTTCAGACTGTTTCCATACCCAATGAGACTTCGGCTACCCATTATGACTCAGTTCATATCACTTCAAAGgccacagtgacctcagccaggATGACAATCACCGCACTGCTTGTTCTCACAAAAACTTCAATCCACTCACTGAGAACCCACACTCCTGTTACAAGTAAGGCTATCAGCCTTCTCCCATCACCTGCCACAGTAACTCCATTCACACAATTTAGTGTCTGCTCAAAACTTCATCCTGACAGCATTCCTACTATATCCTCTACTCCTATGACATCAACTAAGTGTGAACTGGTAGTGATTCAATTCTTATATTTGGCAGAGGAAATTTCCACCCATGCTCTAAGCTTCCTATATACTTCTAGCGCCAGTGGAGATCTGGTTACTTTGACTATTGGCACAAAAGAGAATTTTGCTACTGATAAGACCAGGCCTCTGAACACTTCTTCCCACAAGCTTACTACTTCTGTAAACATCCACATTTCTCAATCTTCCACACAAGTCTCCATCCTACTGGGGACGTCCTTCTCTTCCTTATCTTCTAACCAAAACCACATGATCACCTCCCTAGGAAAAACTCCCATCaagaaattctttcatttttgactTCCAGGTTGTTTCAAACTTGGACATGATGAATGCAAGATTTTCTCGGACTCCCCAAACTTCCAGCCATAAAACAAATTCATCTGCAGAAATTCCACTTGAAACTCCACCTGTTGGGAACCCAGCTTCATCTCGCACTTCTGGGAGGCTAGTTTTCCCTTCACAAGATCTTTCAATCAGTGCTTTACTGTATCCTGACAAAGAAAGCACAAGTGCCTTTTCAGTACATACACCCAGGACTATCGAAGTTGTAGTAAGCTCCACCCTTGAGGCTCTGCCTATCTTACAGTGCCAGGATACTTCATTTGTAGACACCACAACTTCCAGGACAATTAGAATATCAAAATCTATGAACATCAACACAACTCTTTCAGACTTCCTTTCACTTAGGACTCAGCCTGGAGTGATCTTAGTTGCTTCTTCCATTTCTGAAAGCACACGTACTTTTCCCAAGCCCTTTTCTCAATCCACAATTGGACTTTCTAATAGCAACTTCATAGGCATCACTACTGATGGAGTCACTGCAGCCCTTTATATTCCAAATGCATCTACAGCAGCTGTTGGTGAGGCATCTAAGAAAACATACATTCCTACGTATCAAATGTCCTCATTGCCAGTTAATGTCACTGCCCTGATCTCTAAACAAGTTACTGACACTACTGTTATACCAATGACTAAGTCTTCTAAAATAACACATCTGGGTTGTTTGAAAAGTCCCACTACAGACACTTCTGCTGGACCCATGTCTGAAAAGACCTTGAAGTCAGTTAATGGCTCTACAGCAATTTCTCCTAATAATTCTTCAACAGGCAAGTTGTTCTCTACTTTATTGCCTTCAGTTATCCCTAGTACtacaatgacaacaaaaatatCTGCATTGGATTTCACATCTGTAGCATATGTTAGGTCTACTTCAAAAGGCACAATGGCTTCCTCTGCTTGCACTGCTTCAGAAATGACAGAGGTACCTTTCAGGATAATACCTACATCACCTTCTTCAACAGAGTCAATTTTTAACTCTGTAAAAACCATTCCAGTGTCTACTGTGGATGGGATAGTGAATGCACTTTTCAACATCACTGCATCTTCTGTACTGAGTTCTAAGAATACTGATATTTCCTCAATTCCAAAGACCAGCTTTTCAACATTCAAATCTACAATCCAATACTCATCAACAACAAATGAGACTGCAACTGAAGATACATTACCAGAGATTGTTAACAGTCCCCTATCCACTATGAGCAATGGTAGAATGACAGATAACGCAAGTACTTACTCCACGATGGCTGTtcctgaaaatatattttcaccTACTGCTTCAGATAATTTCCACACTTCCTTGAATACTCAGGTTTCCCCATCTTCCCCATATTTGATTAGCTTTAACAGAACTCCAGGATCCATAAAATGTATGAAAGCTGTCATCTCTACTACAGAAAAGTTGACTTTGATAGAAAACACTTTCAAAGCCCAACTACCAAAAATTGCTACATCTATGAATACACCTATTGCATCCCATTCATTCTGTTGGGCATCATCATTTTATTCACCTCATACCACTGAGACAGAGAACTCTACTACAAAGACTTCTTTTCTTCCAACATTCCAAATGGTTGAACTCCCGTTTCTGGTGACAAGAATTACATCTTGTAAAACCCAGTCTCTGTCTATGACTTTATGGAATATACCCACAAATAAAGATTCTCAGCTTTCAGTTTCTACTACAACTCATGCACCCACATCCAGCAAAGTAGAAACAGAGATGCTATACCTTGCTACGTGGTCTTTGTCAACATTCACAGACTCTGAAATGGGCCCAATATCTATAGATGTTAAGGAAACACCATCAATTATTACACCACGAATTTTTCCTCCTTTTGGGTTTTCTGATGACCTCTCTTTAGCAACATCTTCAAGAACTAACCCTACCACATTGGCTGATTTTAAGAACACATTTGAGAAAATAACCACATCTGGAACTCCTGGGACTGCACCCTTCTCAAATTCTTTTGGTACCATTGCAGGATCTATAAACTCAAAGGTTACCACTTCCTCTGCGCTGGCTTCGATTTTGTTTAGTTTCTCTTCAGCTTCCTCTCTGACAACTGTATTTAATGCTCTTCATGTTATGACTTCCAAGATAATAGAGGGGTTAAAATCCACATTTAGGACTTCTGAAATGATACCAACATACTCATTCAATAACTTTACAACACTACCCTTTGTTAGAGCTAGCAAAATGATTCCTACACCTACAATGGATGGTATCGCTACTGGCCTCCCAGTTTCTCTCCTTATGCTTATGAAAGTCACAAATGACAGTGTATTCATTCCCACATCCCCTGAAACATCCTCCAGAACCACTGAGACTGCCAATTCCAGGACTTTGTCTGAATTTCCGTTCATTAGTGGAAAGAGTATATCATCATCTGTCATTGACTACACCCTTTCTATTGGTTCCAAACATTTGCCTAGCCCCACAATCACACCTGCATGGAGCAGAATTCCAGCTGTATCAGCATCTCTGATTTTAATTCTTCCTAAGTTCACACTGGATTCTCCTATAAACATAGCCACTATCATATCCACTGCTATTGGACCCGCATTTCCACTCATATCCACTGGAGTGACACATAATTCCATACCAACGGTGTCTCCAATAGTCTCTCCTTCTTTTGGGACAACTTGGATGGACTCCATGCCTTCTTCTCCATCTACAGAAGCATTGATTTCACCTCTTGGCAACACAGGTACAGACACTGTTCCATTATGCAATGTGTCCCTAACAGAATGCATGCCATGTATCCTTGAAAGTGGCCAATTCTCTGAAAGCAGAAAAAATGCAAGTGTTCCTTACCTTCCCAAGTGGGAGAACCTTATCCAAACAGAATCCTCTggccatatttttatttttggttttgttgaaatacaatcaaaatatgttttttcACTCAATAAGAGTTTTTTAaacttattcacttatttattcgtATGGCAGgtgacagagggacagagggaaagaggtaGAGTCAAGTAAATGTCTTGAACATTCAAAgaaggaccaggctgaagccaggggctagaaactccatctagatctctcacatgcatggcagggccGAAATACTTTACCCAGCTTCCACTTTCTTCCCATGTACATTAGTAGGAACCTGTGTTCACAACAGAAGAGCCAGTACTCAAAACAGTACTTGGGATGTGGGTGTTACAGCTGGAAGTTAACCTccaatgccacaatgcctgtcccttAATATATTTCTTAGCCTCCTTtgcatttgttttgttcttaGTGTTCTGATTACAGCGCTGCCACTAAGAACATGGGACTGGAATCTCATGCCTCAGCATATATTCTTAAGGGTGACAAGGTTGGTCACACATCAGAAAATAGCAGAAGTTACGCTGTCCAGCTATTTGAATTCTTCTTGTGCAGGTGTTAACCTTCTAAAATTCCCACCTCAAGCTGGCATGGAATGTTTATTTGGCCAGGAAGTATTTGGCTTCCACAGTGTTCAAATTCTCAATATTCCTTCAACTTTCAGCATTCCAAAATAGAAACTTAATAGGCTatacaaaagaatgaagaaaataagaagataaaaatatgaaacaaaagacCTAGGATGAGAAAAAAGTTTTCCTTCAAACAAATGATCTTGTAACACTGTATTCAGCTGATTCATGAATGGATTAGGAATCTGATGGACAACGAAAATAGAAAAGTTGGGAGATTTGTAGAATGCCCATCAGGTGTAGAACTCAGGTGACTTCCCAAAAATGAGATAATaacatcttattttattttttcttggttaCAGAGCCAAAATATTTGGTTCTTGACGTGGAGTTAAAGTTCAGGAATAAGCTATCATTATCTAGTTtgctttaaaacagaaagaacctTTGATTAAATTTACAAAACTTAAACTTCTTGGAAGAAATGAATTATATTAACCTTTCATGTTTAATTACAGTTTCCTTCTACAACGTTGGAatgagattctctctctttgaTGAAAAGCCAAGGATCTTTGTTACCACTTTTATTCATGAAATTGCAGAAGACTgggtaaaatattttgaatatttatgatacatataaatatatgtgaatatgtatatgtatatgacaaATATTGAGTCAATTAAACCTAGGCTTTACTTTTTATCAGTAATCCGTTTCACAGCTAGTTAGATTTAATTTCACTGTAAACCTGTTCTGTAAGTAATACCATGGGAATATATGCAATTCCTCTCAAGGAAGCAATGTGGAACTATTTTACAAAATGTTATTATCCGAACTTGTTAATATCTGTACATTTCCCTACAGTGACACAAATTCTGAAATTTTGCCAAATTTTCATATTTTGAGAAAGTGAACAGCAATGATAATTAAGTTATTATGTTATCACATTAAGcatttttgctttctgcttttaatttttatatgacAATGAATACTTTATTCATCCTTATGTTATTCTGATAGTAAAACTAACACACATTCTGTAGCAAATTAGATAATAGtatttaaaacagaaagtaaATATCCTCTATAATACTGCTCCTGGCATTTTCTCCTCTTAATGGTATAAGGTACATTGTTTTGGATTTATCTGTACTTGTTATAACACCCATGCATATGTGTTCTTTCACAAAATAGTTGGACTTAATTCCGCTATTCTTCAACTTGCTTTATTCCCACACTTAAGTATGTATCTTTTAGAATATTCATGTTGGTAATTATTAATTTACCTCATATACTTTAATAGATGCTTAGGACTTTACTACCTTTTGTAATGTAGTTTTCTTTTCTAATCAAAATATCTATAGTTGAACAtatagttgtttttgttttctatataTTTATAAAGAATGCTAAAAATAATGCTCTTGTAGTACATTGAGTGGCACTTGAATATTTGTACATGATAAATTCCTATAGTGGAATTGCAAGATCAAATAACATGAACACTTTAATAGCTTTCATTGAATAGTCTCTCAGCTAGCTGACAATAGGTTTTAGATCCCAAGGTCAATGATCATATCTGCTTCCATTCTACCTTTATTATCA is drawn from Ochotona princeps isolate mOchPri1 chromosome X, mOchPri1.hap1, whole genome shotgun sequence and contains these coding sequences:
- the ADGRG4 gene encoding LOW QUALITY PROTEIN: adhesion G-protein coupled receptor G4 (The sequence of the model RefSeq protein was modified relative to this genomic sequence to represent the inferred CDS: inserted 2 bases in 1 codon; deleted 2 bases in 1 codon; substituted 1 base at 1 genomic stop codon) — encoded protein: MWTDTLSLKGKKLDFYGRAEKYVSVINIISELRRFTACTDLVLTEHQLSYWMAFSYVTNNTHLVREDIDLGLMGDHQKLILYIFSKNFYIYYQLTPFQWHTICLIRDGVKGRLELLFTCSRIQFWIILDHWLSCFFRFESEIDPQPFLILHNPDIFNSKSKNREVVSENMTIQETSTSLFQQIYLTTLSQITGLDSHCSSVKSKGLFFVANDYMTSSYSFISSPLERTTAQKLKTLMTKATTFASKVSSTSATIPLPTKSMSIGATNNNSRKATTVPSSENTSTTKMVETMITETFHPNMATNFPSTSRFIKNSITQTSVFKSQPSITKQISLSSSTDSLFMPTTSSPRYRSTDSGARSISTASTADGANPVSRVQQTFSTMARLGAASAIPPESALISTFTPVVSAFPRNQKVPTLVTADTKIAFTVHLVTFSMRPSQTISSLRTAKAKSTSTNVQGISSSGANNLMFTSVPENISGALSSVIFPTFTGTQSPQPDINCEPTHRTLSPGIAFAPTAGEHMITLTSITASIPKASESDLTSRTANMTTWTSRPDQTSMKITTLLTFMANENFTSIFHGGTTNSEYLSSATNIINLSETYTASEAITTTDTTAGKYTIALSKLTSPRSSNFSAAPQIQSVTNMPKFKLTTLLLKTNVMPTVVASELSSLTKRTIIPAVGVASTLTVKQSFPTKESTSEITQTETNDASVFADITVLMPKSTTTKRLNVTMTKKKKTTSPYLKGKSAKQTVTEVSALSTVLETTGESAQMLTSITDSPFPDTDMSTIPSDDESSPTKVEGNWLSTKWVSSTCESSSKVPTEIFHSIYTYSAHWTSENPRGNSGSTHTLLEALSASATRIFGDNFTTTSTDMPATSLPAGILQTSITHSSALLTPVPSMSLLPINLSAVTSVVISEHSTLIRDFSTSVLSDILILSSATVITARVAPLVQTVSIPNETSATHYDSVHITSKATVTSARMTITALLVLTKTSIHSLRTHTPVTSKAISLLPSPATVTPFTQFSVCSKLHPDSIPTISSTPMTSTKCELVVIQFLYLAEEISTHALSFLYTSSASGDLVTLTIGTKENFATDKTRPLNTSSHKLTTSVNIHISQSSTQVSILLGTSFSSLSSNQNHMITSLGKTXPSRNSFIFDFQVVSNLDMMNARFSRTPQTSSHKTNSSAEIPLETPPVGNPASSRTSGRLVFPSQDLSISALLYPDKESTSAFSVHTPRTIEVVVSSTLEALPILQCQDTSFVDTTTSRTIRISKSMNINTTLSDFLSLRTQPGVILVASSISESTRTFPKPFSQSTIGLSNSNFIGITTDGVTAALYIPNASTAAVGEASKKTYIPTYQMSSLPVNVTALISKQVTDTTVIPMTKSSKITHLGCLKSPTTDTSAGPMSEKTLKSVNGSTAISPNNSSTGKLFSTLLPSVIPSTTMTTKISALDFTSVAYVRSTSKGTMASSACTASEMTEVPFRIIPTSPSSTESIFNSVKTIPVSTVDGIVNALFNITASSVLSSKNTDISSIPKTSFSTFKSTIQYSSTTNETATEDTLPEIVNSPLSTMSNGRMTDNASTYSTMAVPENIFSPTASDNFHTSLNTQVSPSSPYLISFNRTPGSIKCMKAVISTTEKLTLIENTFKAQLPKIATSMNTPIASHSFCWASSFYSPHTTETENSTTKTSFLPTFQMVELPFLVTRITSCKTQSLSMTLWNIPTNKDSQLSVSTTTHAPTSSKVETEMLYLATWSLSTFTDSEMGPISIDVKETPSIITPRIFPPFGFSDDLSLATSSRTNPTTLADFKNTFEKITTSGTPGTAPFSNSFGTIAGSINSKVTTSSALASILFSFSSASSLTTVFNALHVMTSKIIEGLKSTFRTSEMIPTYSFNNFTTLPFVRASKMIPTPTMDGIATGLPVSLLMLMKVTNDSVFIPTSPETSSRTTETANSRTLSEFPFISGKSISSSVIDYTLSIGSKHLPSPTITPAWSRIPAVSASLILILPKFTLDSPINIATIISTAIGPAFPLISTGVTHNSIPTVSPIVSPSFGTTWMDSMPSSPSTEALISPLGNTVSFYNVGMRFSLFDEKPRIFVTTFIHEIAEDWLNSVFQDSGISPANLASQIKDRNTSEEEMAIYKTIXPCIFLLHYLEQREAQGMATVSHVPYSCVCHAMVKANASPTLRELIGRIRGKIHVNLTCGNFTQDKPTLLVKSEDVAVKQLELAKCKAEETASRYKGTCKWLLTNPTETAHSKCIKNEDEHATRSCSFGINTGKSRWDKLKFKQCELIQGLPDKILDLANITVTDENANEVAEHILNLIHESPPLDEEETKVIVSKVSDISLCDEISVSLTQIVLQIVNAVMEKQNDSTFDLHEVSNEILRLIERVGHKIEFQGRTENLSTASLALAVVKVGRKFEGLTFSIHSHTNGTDPEISIADIHLGRILASIYLPKSLKKRLSPNNLQTILFNFFGQTSLFKTKNVSKALTTYVVSASISDLSIQNLADPVVITLQHIEGNQNYDPVHCVFWDFEKNNGLGGWNSSGCKVKETNVNYTICQCDHLTHFGVLVDLSRSTVDTVNERILVLITHTGCGISSIFLGIAMMTYIVFHKLRKDFPSKILINLCTALLMLNLAFLANSWLSSFQKAGICITAAVALHYFLLASLSWMGLEAVHMYFALVKVFNIYIRNYILKFCLVGWGTPAIIVAITLSVRKNPYGTLSPETPFCWIKDDSIFYVSVVGYFCLIFLVNFFMFCAVLAQLNSVKLQSRKTRRKTTLRDFKGTTSLMFLLGLTWGFAFFAWGPVRIFFLYLFATFNTFQGFLIFIFYCIMKESVREQWQMHLCNGRWRLDNFFDGSNRLGINIKYKHKRVKKILKQRLMTASVNSTASSSTFKSLDSAQGPPSEISFPSGEFGEDHYGCEVVPSCVKRILPADLKVNSSHEERCFSINPGMDIRFPPTLNLGKVLKW